A stretch of Lathyrus oleraceus cultivar Zhongwan6 chromosome 6, CAAS_Psat_ZW6_1.0, whole genome shotgun sequence DNA encodes these proteins:
- the LOC127096410 gene encoding probable xyloglucan endotransglucosylase/hydrolase protein 28, which translates to MGTFFFIFFFRSFLFLLLSSSVSSSSRVFPIIPFDEGYSPLFGDHNLIIHSDSQTVHLSLDESSGSGFASHDIYLHGYFSASIKLPSDYTAGVVVAFYLSNGDMYEKNHDEIDFEFLGNIRGKDWRIQTNIYGNGSTNIGREERYGLWFDPSEDVHHYSILWTDSKIIFYVDEVPIREIKRTESMGGDFPSKPMTLYSTIWDASTWATNGGKYKVNYKYAPFVAEFSDFVLHGCAVDPIEHVTNCDNSLQTSETLPSSDVTHVEKIRMDNFRLKHMTYSYCYDKTRYKVPLPECVIDSRQAEKLRKFDPVTFGNGRHRRGKRHHHISKEAASF; encoded by the exons ATGGGAACgttctttttcatcttcttcttccgTTCTTTTCTCTTTCTTCTACTTTCTTCTTCTGTCTCATCATCCTCCAGAGTTTTTCCTATTATACCCTTCGATGAAGGCTATTCACCTTTGTTTGGAGACCATAACTTGATCATTCATTCTGATTCCCAAACTGTTCATCTCTCTCTTGATGAGTCTTCAG GCTCTGGATTTGCTTCTCATGATATTTACCTTCATGGGTATTTCAGTGCTTCCATTAAATTACCTTCTGATTACACTGCTGGAGTTGTTGTTGCATTCTAT TTATCAAATGGTGACATGTATGAGAAGAACCATGATGAAATAGACTTTGAATTTTTGGGAAACATAAGAGGCAAAGATTGGAGGATTCAAACCAATATTTATGGAAATGGAAGTACAAACATTGGAAGAGAAGAAAGATATGGTCTATGGTTTGATCCTTCTGAGGATGTTCATCACTACAGCATTCTCTGGACAGATTCTAAGATCAT ATTTTATGTAGACGAAGTTCCTATAAGAGAAATCAAGAGAACAGAATCAATGGGAGGAGATTTCCCCTCAAAACCAATGACATTGTATTCAACCATATGGGATGCATCTACTTGGGCAACCAATGGAGGAAAATACAAAGTAAACTACAAATATGCACCTTTTGTTGCTGAATTCTCAGACTTTGTCCTACATGGTTGCGCAGTTGATCCTATTGAACATGTGACTAACTGCGACAACAGTCTTCAAACTTCCGAAACACTTCCTTCTTCTGATGTAACACATGTCGAAAAAATCAGAATGGACAACTTTAGGTTAAAGCACATGACATATTCTTACTGTTACGACAAAACCAGATACAAAGTCCCTCTACCCGAGTGCGTGATCGATTCGCGACAAGCCGAAAAACTAAGAAAATTCGATCCCGTCACATTCGGTAACGGAAGGCACCGCCGTGGAAAACGACACCACCACATATCAAAAGAAGCCGCCTCATTTTAG